Proteins encoded in a region of the Oncorhynchus clarkii lewisi isolate Uvic-CL-2024 chromosome 18, UVic_Ocla_1.0, whole genome shotgun sequence genome:
- the LOC139373909 gene encoding uncharacterized protein, whose amino-acid sequence MAPEKKAEVLTRSSSKLRSPAPFPCSVPQLRSPAPFPSSAPLLRSPAPFPSPVPQLRSPAPFPSPVPLLRSPAPFPCPVPLLRSPAPFPCPVPLLRSPAPFPCPVPQPRSPAPFPSSAPLLRSPAPFPSPVPQLRSPAPFPSPVPLLRSPAPFPCPVPLLRSPAPFPCPVPLLRSPAPFPCSVPQPRSPAPFPCSVPLLRSPAPFPSPVPQPRSPAPFPSSAPLLRSPAPFPSPVPQLRSPAPFPSPVPLLRSPAPFPCPVPLLRSPAPFPCSVPQPRSPAPFPCSVPQPRSPAPFPCSVPQPRSPAPFPCSVPQPRSPAPFPSPVPLPRSPAPFPSPVPLPRSPAPFPCSVPLLRSPAPFPSPVPLPRSPAPFPCSVPQLQD is encoded by the coding sequence ctccGTTCCCCTGCTCCGTTCCCCTGCTCCGTTCCCCAGCTCCGTTCCCCTGCTCCGTTCCCCAGCTCCGCTCCGCTGCTCCGTTCCCCAGCCCCGTTCCCCAGCCCCGTTCCCCAGCTCCGCTCCCCTGCTCCGTTCCCCAGCCCCGTTCCCCTGCTCCGTTCCCCAGCCCCGTTCCCCTGCCCCGTTCCCCTGCTCCGTTCCCCTGCTCCGTTCCCCTGCCCCGTTCCCCTGCTCCGTTCCCCTGCCCCGTTCCCCTGCCCCGTTCCCCAGCCCCGTTCCCCTGCTCCGTTCCCCAGCTCCGCTCCCCTGCTCCGTTCCCCAGCCCCGTTCCCCAGCCCCGTTCCCCAGCTCCGCTCCCCTGCTCCGTTCCCCAGCCCCGTTCCCCTGCTCCGTTCCCCAGCCCCGTTCCCCTGCCCCGTTCCCCTGCTCCGTTCCCCTGCTCCGTTCCCCTGCCCCGTTCCCCTGCTCCGTTCCCCTGCCCCGTTCCCCTGCTCCGTTCCCCAGCCCCGTTCCCCAGCCCCGTTCCCCTGCTCCGTTCCCCTGCTCCGTTCCCCAGCCCCGTTCCCCAGCCCCGTTCCCCAGCCCCGTTCCCCTGCTCCGTTCCCCAGCTCCGCTCCCCTGCTCCGTTCCCCAGCCCCGTTCCCCAGCCCCGTTCCCCAGCTCCGCTCCCCTGCTCCGTTCCCCAGCCCCGTTCCCCTGCTCCGTTCCCCAGCCCCGTTCCCCTGCCCCGTTCCCCTGCTCCGTTCCCCTGCTCCGTTCCCCTGCTCCGTTCCCCAGCCCCGTTCCCCTGCTCCGTTCCCCTGCTCCGTTCCCCAGCCCCGTTCCCCTGCTCCGTTCCCCTGCTCCGTTCCCCAGCCCCGTTCCCCAGCCCCGTTCCCCTGCTCCGTTCCCCAGCCCCGTTCCCCAGCCCCGTTCCCCAGCCCCGTTCCCCTGCCCCGTTCCCCAGCCCCGTTCCCCAGCCCCGTTCCCCTGCCCCGTTCCCCTGCTCCGTTCCCCTGCTCCGTTCCCCTGCTCCGTTCCCCTGCTCCGTTCCCCAGCCCCGTTCCCCTGCCCCGTTCCCCTGCCCCGTTCCCCTGCTCCGTTCCCCAGCTTCAGGATTGA